In Citrus sinensis cultivar Valencia sweet orange chromosome 3, DVS_A1.0, whole genome shotgun sequence, the sequence gatttttaataaataaaattataaaaatatcatgatttataaatatgtattaatattattataaattataatttatgactCTATGTAAGTCtgaattaacaattaaattaactcttaagaaaaatttattattgttgttgttgttaagtattaaaaaaattctaatactatatggtcaaatttaataattaatatttcattcttttactattattagtttatcattattgaatatgaacttgaattttaaatttttgattttatcaaatatgaataaaaatacatgaacctaaaaaaattcatgagCTTAAAGAAATATACCAACAACTTAGCATgccttcttaaaaaaaaaaagtttattaagctttttttattaggtatgaCACGGTTGGgtctaagaaaaaaaaaattagacacGGTACAACACgacacaaaatatataatggGCACGACAGACACAAACACGAACTCATATGGCATTCTTTTGATGGCCAGCACGGTTTTGCTCTGAGTAGACTACCCTAGTGATCACGTTGTCTACCCTGCACTGCACTAGTGGACGAAGTGGAAATGAAGATGTCTAATCAAATAATGCCAAAAACAAATTGTGAAAATTCAACATTCCATTAAAGAATGTTCCTAAAATCCGCGTGACAAGAACTGATCTCTTATTTTCTTACTTCCATGatatataaaaactaattatacTATCCTTAAAGATTAGTGTCTTAATAGAGTTTGGTTGATCTCTGACAAGTGATAACTATGGACGGACAAACAGTTTTAGATTCGGTTTAGGTTTTGAACGTAAAACTAAAACCAACCTATTTGATttggttttctttatttttctatttgtacCAATCTTTAAACTAAATCAACTCAAATCAATGCGGTTTTAGTTTAGGCGAAATGTCTAACCAAATCTAAaagatatttcaaaatatttcctaaaaaaatatatacggtatattattaatttggtaaaaaaagGCTGCATATAAGTAAATAtacactaataaaaataatcagtttATTCTAAGTAGAGAATTTTCTAAATAGAAATCCGACATGcaaatcaaaatcatgaaTTAATGGTGATAAATCATCACCCATAAATCATGTTAGATAAATACTAAGATACAGCCGATTGTAGAGTAGCAGCACCGTACACTATAAATAAGTCTTGATCAACGACTTGTGAAAACTGAGACATCCTCTCCAGTGACTGTGTGTCCCCCCTCCCAAAAGCCCTCTCTCAGGGCCAATTGCTCCGCCCTCCCCCCTCTAAACCCTAGCcctgaaattaaaatcaaatttgaattaaaattttgatttaattagaattaaaaaattaaaaaaatcggGAAAATGGCACAACAATCTCAAGTTGAAACCCTAGATTTATCATCGTCAAATGATCAGTCTCAATCGTCTCCATCATCATCTTCGGATCCGTCGCTGTCGAGAAATTCGTCGTTCAGTCGACTCAACGCGAAGGCGCCTGAGTTCGTTCCGACTCGGAATCCACAATCGACTCAGTCAAAGCCACAAGTGCAAGTACAAGTACAGCAGCCGCCGCAGCGAGTGATGATGCCTCCTCCGCCGCCACCGGCGGCAGCCATGGTTCACCCTcatcctcctcctcctcatcCGCCTTCTCCTCATCATGTTTATCCGCCACATGGAACGGGAGCGTTTCATGTGATTCCGGTTCACCATCAGATGCATCACCAGCATCATGTCCCGGTCCAGAATTATCATCATCAGCAGCATCAGCAGCATCAACATCACAGGAATcacaatcatcatcatcatcggcatcagaatcatcatcataataataataatagtcacCATCAGAATAATCAGTATGAAGATCAGCAAGAGGGTGAGGTTCCAGGGGTCAAGGataagaaggagaagaaggatCATCAACATGGTGGATTAAATGATGAATCTATTCAGAAAGTTTTGAATCAGGTATTCTCCTCTTCGGAAATTTAATGTTTAGCAACGATATTGGTAATTATCGGTTTGTGTCAGCTATTAATCAATGTGTTCGAGTATGTAGAGTTTGAATTAAGTGCTCGGTCACTAGccgttgtatttttttaagtggATTTAAGTTATCTTAGTCAGAATTAATCTTTTGTTATCTTTGGGATCAAGGTGTTGTGCTTTTAATCCACGCCTGCTCTGAAGTGTAATCATTAGCTGCTAAGTATAGGTTTTTTGGGTAGTTGGTAAGTATTAGCTGCAAAGTAAAAGTGCATGTTTGCAAATGCTTTAACTGCTATGCTATCAGTTACTTATATACCCGTAATAAGAATTTACTGTAGCTTTGGACTGTAAGTACTATCACAATGAAGGTAAAACCTGCATGGTAATTAACAGCAGTTGACTTCAGTCCTGGTATGGGGCCTTAAGATGCAAACAATCttcagtttcttttcttttttactcttttGTGGTACATTGGCATATTATTACATCATAGAGGACCCAATAATTTTTGTCGATTCTGCAAGTAGTGGTTCTCCTTTGATATTTCTTTCGtgctttcattttattttcctgaCCGTCACTTTCTGTGGATAATGTTTTGCTTATtgttttttacaataaatcaacTTGTAGGTGGAGTATTATTTCAGTGATTTAAACTTGGCCACTACTGATCATCTTATAAGGTTCATCCTCAAGGATCCCGAAGGATACGGTAAGATCTCTGATAcattcattatattttaaatagtttGTTGTAGAATGGTTCTGTCTATTTAGGCTCGAAGTTTActgccccttttttttttatagtgttTAGGGATAGAAATAGgttatttctttctctatcTCCTTTCTTTGTCTTTGGtgttctttctctctctcaatgAGCACTTGGTTCTATCAAGGTGATTTTCATTGAGAACCTGTGGAAGGCTTTATATGTTCTGCGGAAAGCATGTTAAGCATtggaaatcaaattattaaaatttgaacctATAAAAAGCCATGATGAAATgtaaatgattatttaaaaaaaaaaaattgtcttaCTAACAGAAATTATTGTcagtaatcaaataaaaattggaaTTCTTTTTACATCTGCACAAAATTGCCTTTTTACCACagatgccaaaaaaaaaataaataaataaaattagtaggGGCGTATATTTGGTATGTTTACGTTATGAGATTAAATTGGTTGTTGGCTTTCTATAGGTATTCGTACTTCAGCTGGTTTTCACTTTTATATGCATGAgtattaattgtattatcttttCTATTCGCTTGACTGATTGATTACATTGAAAGATTGTCAATTTTCTATTAGTGGTTTCCATATTTATTCTAATATCTTGTCTTCATTATTACTATAGTGCCAATATCAACTGTGGCTTCTTTTAAGAAGATTAAAGCTATCATAAGCAGTCATTCCCATCTTGCTAGTGTTCTGCGGAAGTCTTCAAAACTTGTGAGTGGTTTATCTTGTGCTCTTGCTTTAACTTGCTTTAACTACTACTTTGTTGCACATAATGTTTTCTAATTGCTGTACATTTGTTCTGAATCTTTCTCACACAATAACTAACAGGTTGTTAGTGAAGatggaaagaaaataaaacgtCAGAATCCCTTGACCGAGTCAGATTTGGAAGAATTGCAAGTACGGTTtttgttttggaattttgtttttcttaagCTGCTTTTtcccaattattattatgttgggTGAGTTCTGTCAGTACCTTGTTTATCCTGTTTCTTTGCTCATCCAAGGTAGTTTGTGGAAAACTTGTGCTTCATCTTTGACTGTGTATGTGTCTCCCTAGAGCTTTATGGGGTGcatgttgtatttttttagagtgaatcaaaattttgtagtcTTCCTAATTActgacattattattttttttaaattctttttctccttttgtGATCTGTAGTCTCGCATTGTTGTTGCTGAAAAT encodes:
- the LOC102615388 gene encoding la-related protein 6B; the encoded protein is MAQQSQVETLDLSSSNDQSQSSPSSSSDPSLSRNSSFSRLNAKAPEFVPTRNPQSTQSKPQVQVQVQQPPQRVMMPPPPPPAAAMVHPHPPPPHPPSPHHVYPPHGTGAFHVIPVHHQMHHQHHVPVQNYHHQQHQQHQHHRNHNHHHHRHQNHHHNNNNSHHQNNQYEDQQEGEVPGVKDKKEKKDHQHGGLNDESIQKVLNQVEYYFSDLNLATTDHLIRFILKDPEGYVPISTVASFKKIKAIISSHSHLASVLRKSSKLVVSEDGKKIKRQNPLTESDLEELQSRIVVAENLPEDHCHQNLMKIFSAVGSVKTIRTCLPQTSGGGASSGSRSAKSEGMLFSNKLHAFVEYESVELAEKAIAELNDEGNWRSGLRVRLMLRRGSKPAQVKGKKGPEGEWQCEEEDTSTSEQHLNEKQPDDSSQQSDVQSHDHTGEEHNNEKEGGQRKGRNKGRGKGRGRNDRGQYHNNSHHNNSHHNSNHNNHHNNRGHHVGTPPSNNMVNNEQPMIGKQPPGPRMPDGTRGFAMGRGKPVAVNTA